The Colletotrichum higginsianum IMI 349063 chromosome 2, whole genome shotgun sequence genome has a segment encoding these proteins:
- a CDS encoding PH domain-containing protein: MTMAQSQIQLSTPHSTPDLGVTVPPVSICLPNDANARLRSRLALDTYSSPVNQNGSFEFDRVVKSGYLQKRTQKTKAWKSIYLVLRPNALSIYRSDKEDKLRHKLYLADLTAVALLKDPKNKRKNVFGLFSPARNYHFQASSSHDAEEWVELIRNHARIEEEHEELLLASPTGRRQSYMAVSGSGQTGETTKAERLASSSPEPLEPPVPLFVGSTHRRPSQMADTAGYSGNELASHSDFSDNDIQRIQGMSIENLAVQSPCEGSQDRPGLGRNASQVSGLNVEQDPDRVIWQGWLWFLKSKGGVKQWKNLWGVLRPRNFILYRDESEYTAQFIRPMSAIVNVVDIDPVSKTKKHCLQLITEEKSYRFCAHDEESLIHCLGAFKSLFAKRRELETRGPTGGNQSTSAV, from the exons ATGACGATGGCTCAGTCGCAGATCCAGCTGTCTACGCCGCATTCGACACCAGACCTGGGTGTAACTGTTCCGCCGGTATCAATTTGCCTCCCCAACGATGCCAATGCTCGACTGCGAAGCCGTCTAGCTCTGGATACCTACTCGTCGCCCGTCAACCAGAATGGCAGCTTTGAATTCGACCGCGTCGTGAAGAGCGGCTACCTGCAGAAGCGCACGCAAAAGACGAAG GCTTGGAAATCAATCTACCTCGTCCTCAGACCTAATGCGCTTTCCATCTACCGATCTGACAAGGAGGACAAGCTGCGACACAAGCTGTACTTGGCCGATTTGACGGCCGTCGCTCTGCTCAAGGACCCAAAAAACAAGAGAAAGAATGTGTTCGGGCTGttctcgccggcgaggaactACCATTTTcaggccagcagcagtcaCGATGCCGAAGAATGGGTTGAGTTGATTAGGAACCATGCCCGGATCGAGGAGGAACATGAGGAGCTGCTACTCGCAAGCCCAACGGGACGGCGCCAGTCGTATATGGCTGTCAGCGGCTCTGGCCAAACCGGGGAGACGACGAAAGCCGAGAGATTGGCATCAAGCTCCCCAGAGCCGCTAGAACCCCCGGTGCCACTCTTCGTCGGCTCAACCCATCGCCGCCCATCCCAGATGGCGGACACCGCTGGCTATTCGGGCAATGAACTCGCGTCGCATTCTGACTTCTCCGACAACGACATACAGCGGATACAGGGAATGTCAATCGAGAACTTGGCTGTCCAGTCCCCATGCGAGGGCTCGCAGGATCGGCCTGGCCTTGGACGCAATGCGAGCCAGGTCAGCGGCCTGAACGTCGAGCAAGACCCGGATCGTGTCATCTGGCAGGGCTGGCTCTGGTTCCTCAAGAGCAAGGGCGGCGTGAAACAATGGAAGAATTTATGGGGTGTCCTCAGACCGCGGAACTTCATCCTTTACAGGGACGAGTCTGAGTACACTGCGCAGTTCATCAGACCCATGTCGGCCATTGTGAACGTGGTAGACATCGATCCCGTCAGCAAGACCAAGAAGCACTGTCTCCAACTCATCACGGAAGAAAAAAGTTACCGATTCTGTGCTCACGACGAAGAGTCGCTTATCCACTGCCTCGGCGCATTCAAGAGCTTATTTGCCAAGCGACGAGAGCTCGAAACGCGGGGTCCTACTGGAGGAAACCAGTCCACATCTGCAGTATGA
- a CDS encoding Phosphotransferase, with translation MAGETISDRILREVKAELADTPFHFESGRLLSGGTANFNYNVNLVHPLADGTTEVAVKHGEDFLAQNPDFKLPKSRCRIEESCLKYLSALPPTVGNKTSVATPKMLYFNEVTNTQVQEYQPNPLSLKNYALQHFVAPVSESVKLQCLDVGESVGKWLRGFHEWSNSTKQRKFREIAAANKEMQKLKHCVNYERLPSSIERFPSILGNCANTFTAIVEKTTREMEKDENLQVIHGDFWTGNILLKCQPWDSERNRLLVVDWEMCMLAVAPLDLGQMIAELYELKLYKDMDAGPWMIQGFLKGYGVVDDDFAFRTLLHVGVHLIGFGTTVQDWGTEQQIKGVASEGRDLVMNSWEKNREFFECHPLGCIFSPS, from the exons ATGGCAGGCGAAACCATCTCCGACCGAATTCTGAGggaggtcaaggccgagctggccgatACGCCGTTCCATTTCGAGTCTGGCCGTCTTCTCAGTGGCGGGACGGCGAACTTCAACTACAACGTCAATCTGGTACACCCCTTGGCCGATGGAACTACCGAGGTGGCTGTGAAGCACGGCGAAGACTTTCTTGCCCAAAACCCGGATTTCAAACTCCCCAAGTCGCGATGC CGGATCGAGGAATCGTGCTTGAAATACCTCTCTGCGCTACCGCCAACCGTTGGTAACAAGACCAGCGTCGCTACGCCCAAGATGCTCTACTTCAACGAAGTGACGAACACGCAGGTTCAGGAGTATCAGCCGAATCCTCTGAGCCTCAAGAACTACGCCCTGCAACACTTCGTGGCCCCGGTTTCCGAATCGGTCAAACTGCAGTGTCTCGATGTTGGCGAGAGCGTGGGCAAGTGGCTCCGGGGATTCCATGAATGGAGCAACTCCACGAAGCAGCGCAAGTTCCGCGAAATCGCGGCGGCGAACAAGGAGATGCAGAAGCTCAAGCACTGTGTGAACTATGAGCGCCTCCCCAGCTCCATTGAAAGGTTCCCGTCCATTCTCGGCAATTGTGCCAATACCTTCACGGCTATTGTTGAAAAGACGAcgagggagatggagaaaGACGAAAATTTGCAGGTTATACACGGCGACTTTTGGACTGGAAA CATCCTCTTGAAGTGCCAGCCTTGGGACAGCGAACGCAACCGCCTTCTTGTCGTGGACTGGGAGATGTGCATGTTGGCTGTTGCCCCTCTCGACCTGGGCCAAATGATTGCAGAGCTCTATGAGTTGAAGCTCTACAAGGACATGGACGCTGGACCTTGGATGATACAGGGTTTTCTGAAGGGCTACGGCGTAGTTGACGATGACTTTGCCTTCAGAACTTTGCTTCATGTTGGCGTCCATCTAATCGGCTTCGGTACAACTGTGCAGGACTGGGGCACGGAACAGCAGATCAAGGGCGTAGCCTCTGAAGGACGGGATTTGGTGATGAATTCTTGGGAGAAGAACCGCGAGTTCTTCGAATGTCACCCTCTGGGCTGTATCTTCTCCCCAAGCTAG
- a CDS encoding Cytoplasmic tRNA 2-thiolation protein 2: MSSKTEPRPCRRCKTPTVLTVRKDPLCETCYEQHIAQRVIKRLAQPYKDIKENIASTPDAKAKYLLGLSFGVSSASLVQVLDRNLQGLKDKNLRVAYEVHVVHIDTDLLGNTPTSSTEASGASQVLEKYKEQFPNMSMQTVPLSDALALDTIDWSVLPALQTDLAPALQLKRLLEALPSVTSRVDISRLLVRHLLLSLALNSGCHALMLGCTTTALAELTLAETAKGRGFAVPWQVSDGPVPVTTFSRQSTEGEVAEAKETSTIPVYYLLRDVFRREVITYAGLTKPPIKDLVQDAGPASSTIVSHKELSIEDVMARYFEEVEESYPSVVANVVRTSGKLTRENDGDACAVCGMDMDAQGDARWKGEIGEDPDDDRRKQTAGRLCYGCERSIYG; encoded by the exons ATGAGTAGCAAGACCGAACCTCGTCCCTGTCGGCGATGCAAGACGCCCACTGTCCTGACAGTAAGGAAGGATCCCTTGTGCGA GACTTGCTATGAGCAACACATCGCCCAGCGGGTCATCAAGCGCCTCGCTCAGCCATACAAAGATATCAAGGAAAATATAGCCAGCACACCCGACGCGAAGGCAAAGTATCTCCTCGGGCTCTCCTTCGGCGTCTCGTCGGCTTCACTGGTCCAGGTTCTCGATAGGAATCTGCAGGGTCTCAAGGACAAGAACCTACGTGTCGCGTACGAGGTGCACGTCGTCCATATTGATACCGACCTCTTGGGGAATACGCCCACGTCCTCGACCGAAGCCTCAGGGGCAAGCCAAGTACTAGAAAAGTACAAGGAGCAGTTCCCTAACATGTCGATGCAGACCGTGCCGCTGAGCGACGCCCTTGCGCTCGACACGATAGACTGGTCCGTTCTGCCTGCGCTGCAGACGGACCTGGCCCCCGCACTGCAGCTCAAGCGTCTTCTCGAGGCCCTTCCCTCCGTCACGTCGCGGGTAGATATCTCGAGGCTTCTGGTGCGACATCTTCTTTTGTCGTTGGCGCTGAACAGCGGGTGCCACGCGTTGATGCTGGGGTGCACCAcgaccgccctcgccgagctgaCGCTCGCGGAGACGGCCAAGGGACGTGGGTTTGCGGTGCCGTGGCAAGTCAGCGATGGTCCCGTCCCTGTTACGACGTTCTCGAGGCAGAGCACGGAGGGTGAGGTTGCTGAGGCCAAGGAGACGTCGACGATTCCGGTTTATTATCTTCTCCGAGACGTCTTCCGGCGGGAGGTCATCACGTATGCTGGCTTGACCAAGCCGCCTATCAAGGATCTCGTCCAAGATGCCGGGCCGGCCAGCAGCACCATTGTTTCGCACAAGGAGCTTAGCATCGAGGATGTCATGGCACGTTATTTTGAAGAGGTAGAGGAAAGCTAtccgtccgtcgtcgccaatgTGGTACGCACGAGCGGCAAGCTTACGCGTGAGAACGACGGCGACGCATGTGCTGTCTGTGGCATGGACATGGATGCACAGGGAGATGCCAGGTGGAAAGGCGAGATTGGAGAGGACCCCGATGACGACAGGAGAAAGCAGACTGCAGGACGTCTATGTTACGGGTGTGAACGGTCTATATATGGATAG
- a CDS encoding Mitochondrial oxaloacetate transporter, with amino-acid sequence MSTTLGAFIAGGIAACGAVTATHPFETVKIRMQLQGELKDKGHQPHQYRGPLQGVSVIVRNEGVKGIYRGIGCAYIYQVLLNGCRLGFYEPMRETLTTLVFNDSKTQSLGVNMACGAGSGIMGAAAGSPFFLVKTRLQSYSPFMPTGTQHNYRNAWNGMTTIYGSEGIRGLYRGVGAAMIRTGFGSSVQLPTYFFAKRRLVRHLGMEEGLPLHLASSTVSGFVVCCVMHPPDTIMSRLYNQNGNLYKGVFDCLAKTVRTEGFLAIYKGFLPHLARILPHTILTLTLAEQTNKLMRRLEDRILPTAALQNP; translated from the exons ATGTCAACAACCCTGGG cgccttcatcgccggcggcattGCCGCCTGCGGCGCCGTAACAGCCACACATCCCTTCGAGACTGTCAAGATTCG AATGCAATTGCAAGGAGAGTTGAAGGACAAGGGACACCAGCCGCACCAGTACAGAGGACCTCTCCAGGGCGTCTCGGTCATCGTGCGGAATGAGGGTGTCAAGGGCATCTACCGCGGTATCGGCTGCGCCTACATCTATCAGGTTCTGCTTAACGGCTGCCGTCTGGGTTTCTACGAACCGATGCGTGAAACCCTGACGACCCTCGTCTTCAACGACAGCAAGACCCAGAGCCTGGGCGTCAACATGGCCTGCGGCGCCGGATCCGGGATTATGGGTGCCGCGGCCGGCAGCcctttcttcctcgtcaaGACCCGGTTACAGAGCTACTCCCCCTTCATGCCCACCGGCACCCAACACAACTATCGTAATGCCTGGAACGGGATGACCACGATCTACGGCTCGGAAGGCATCCGTGGACTTTACCGTGGCGTGGGCGCGGCTATGATCAGAACAGGCTTCGGAAGCTCCGTGCAGCTGCCTACCTACTTCTTCGCCAAGCGGAGACTGGTTCGTCATTTGGGTATGGAGGAGGGCCTTCCTCTGCACCTTGCTAGCAGCACCGTCAGCGGCTTCGTTGTTTGCTGTGTGATGCACCCCCCTG ACACCATCATGTCCCGTCTTTACAACCAAAACGGAAATCTCTACAAGGGCGTCTTCGACTGCCTCGCCAAGACGGTCCGCACCGAGGGATTCTTGGCCATCTACAAGGGTTTTCTGCCTCACCTGGCCAGAATCCTTCCCCACACCATCCTGACCCTCACCCTGGCAGAGCAAACCAACAAGCTGATGAGGAGGCTCGAGGACCGCATCCTGCCGACGGCCGCCCTCCAAAATCCATGA
- a CDS encoding WD repeat domain-containing protein, protein MASTPMDLDHRESTPANNGTSLNITRSLAGNNTTQLSETISTFRPTKLFKRDDIKDGRPQPHVLSLDFDDPGELLMTSESDETIQIYNVKEGRHDKSLLSKKYGVKLARFTHTSSSIIYASTKQNDQIRYLATHDNSFIRYFEGHEKSVTDIAIHPGADNFISCSQDNTVRLWNISTKQWCGQLIINSPYLAAYDPSGQIFAVASPSSGSVLLYDCRNYDKAPFATFDIVEVGRHVDPQFVVRGWTKLEFSNDGKHILVGTRGNGHFLLDAFDGSLKAYLRKPEGGTRRLATGETATINGAPRIEQPTVESSGDCCFSVDGRYVLSGSKKDVLVWDILTPPQNDTKTLNPTWTLEDKREAAVLAFNPRFNFFATADQEVLFWVPDPLA, encoded by the exons ATGGCTTCAACACCTATGGACCTCGACCATCGCGAATCGACTCCAGCTAATAACGGAACCTCTCTCAACATCACCCGCTCACTGGCAGGCAACAACACTACACAACTGAGTGAGACTATCTCAACATTTCGCCCGACAAAA CTGTTCAAGAGAGACGACATCAAGGATGGCCGCCCGCAGCCCCACGTACTGTCCCTCGACTTTGACGACCCGGGCGAGCTTCTCATGACCTCCGAAAGCGACGAGACCATTCAAATCTACAACGTCAAGGAAGGCCGGCATGACAAGAGTCTACTTAGTAAGAAGTATGGCGTTAAGTTGGCCCGGTTTACACATACTAGCTCTAGCATCATTTACGCAAGTACGAAACAGAACG ACCAGATTCGATACCTGGCGACGCACGACAACTCCTTCATCCGATACTTCGAGGGCCACGAGAAGAGCGTCACAGATATTGCTATCCATCCAGGAGCGGATAACTTCATCTCCTGCAGTCAGGACAATACTGTGCGTCTCTGGAACATCTCGACAAAGCAATGGTGCGGTCAGCTGATCATCAACTCACCGTACCTCGCTGCATACGATCCTTCCGGTCAAATCTTTGCAGTTGCTTCTCCTAGCAGCGGCAGCGTTTTGCTGTATGACTGCCGCAACTACGATAAGGCGCCATTCGCGACATTCGATATCGTGGAGGTCGGACGGCACGTGGACCCCCAGTTCGTCGTCAGGGGCTGGACGAAATTGGAGTTCTCAAACGATGGGAAGCATATTCTTGTCGGTACACGCGGCAACGGCCACTTCCTGTTGGACGCCTTTGACGGAAGTTTGAAGGCGTACCTGCGCAAGCCCGAGGGTGGGACTCGGCGCTTGGCTACGGGCGAGACGGCTACGATCAACGGGGCGCCGAGAATAGAGCAGCCGACGGTGGAGAGCAGCGGAGATTGCTGCTTCTCCGTAGACGGCCGCTACGTCCTAAGCGGTTCCAAGAAGGACGTGCTGGTCTGGGACATTCTGACGCCCCCGCAGAACGACACAAAAACTCTCAACCCGACCTGGACATTGGAGGACAAGCGGGAGGCCGCCGTATTGGCCTTCAATCCGCGCTTCAATTTCTTCGCCACTGCCGACCAGGAAGTCCTGTTCTGGGTGCCTGATCCTCTTGCTTGA
- a CDS encoding WD domain-containing protein, which translates to MPTYKTSQEWLEQSSLLLQARPATTRITTKYSIKPVKPRKSKTPTEDATTTEDAPMTDAKPPRGSLVLKTFDPVSGVTLKYRTTKAAEVSRLITCLGTLSRTMSTSKAPVEVKDEPMADSAGAPVAGEDTPVGASAGAPTPAGAGGGGGKKKKKGKK; encoded by the exons ATGCCGACCTACAAGACGAGCCAGGAATGGCTGGAGCagtcctccctcctcctccaagcCCGCCCAGCAACC ACCAGAATCACAACGAAATACTCGATTAAACCTGTCAAGCCGCGAAAGTCTAAGACCCCGACGGAGGATGCTACCACGACCGAAGACGCCCCCATGACGGACGCCAAACCGCCACGGGGATCCCTTGTCCTCAAGACCTTCGATCCGGTCAGCGGCGTCACGCTCAAGTACCGCAccaccaaggccgccgaggtctCCCGCCTCATTACCTGCCTCGGCACCCTGAGCCGCACCATGTCGACCTCCAAGGCGCCTGTCGAGGTCAAGGACGAGCCGATGGCGGATTCTGCTGGCGCCCCCGTGGCTGGAGAAGATACCCCTGTTGGTGCTTCTGCTGgtgcgccgacgccggctggtgccggtggcggtggtggaaagaagaagaagaagggcaagaaatGA
- a CDS encoding Ribonucleoside-diphosphate reductase small subunit, with product MSVEVTPSKQAAAALDSFKMESPIKKLNFNAADKENQPLASDVATATENTDKQTKPTQEVAKQQTKPAVAPSIKEQELDEPLLQENGQRFVLFPIKYHEIWQMYKKAEASFWTAEEIDLSKDLHDWNNKINEDEKYFISHILAFFAASDGIVNENLVERFSGEVQVPEARCFYGFQIMMENIHSETYSLLIDTYIKEPAQRTYLFNAIDTIPCIRKKADWALKWINDEKSSFAQRLVAFAAVEGIFFSGAFASIFWLKKRGLMPGLTFSNELISRDEGLHTDFACLLYSHLKNRPSKQVIEDIIVDAVKIEQEFLTEALPCALLGMNSNLMKQYIEFVADRLLVALGNDKVYKSSNPFDFMENISLGGKTNFFEKRVADYQKAGVMNSTKKAQEEPTEGKGENGGDFVFDEDF from the exons ATGTCTGTCGAAGTCACACCGTCCAAGCAG gctgctgccgccctcgactCTTTCAAAATGGAATCCCCCATCAAGAAGCTTAACTTCAACGCtgccgacaaggagaaccAGCCCCTCGCTTCCGACGTTGCCACCGCAACCGAAAACACCGACAAGCAGACCAAGCCCACCCAGGAGGTTGCAAAGCAACAAACAAAGCCTGCCGTTGCCCCCAGTATCAAGGAACAAGAGCTCGACGAGCCTCTGCTCCAGGAGAATGGCCAGCgcttcgtcctcttccccaTCAAGTACCACGAG ATCTGGCAGATGTACAAGAAGGCTGAGGCCTCTTTTTGGACAGCCGAGGAAATTGATCTGTCAAAGGATCTCCATGACTGGAACAACAAGATCAACGAGGATGAGAAGTACTTCATCTCGCACATtctcgccttcttcgccgcctccgaTGGCATCGTCAACGAGAACCTGGTTGAGCGCTTCAGCGGCGAAGTACAGGTTCCCGAGGCCAGATGCTTTTACGGCTTCCAGATCATGATGGAGAACATTCACTCCGAGACCTACTCCCTGCTCATCGACACCTACATCAAGGAGCCTGCTCAGCGCACGTACCTCTTCAACGCCATTGACACCA TTCCCTGTATTCGTAAAAAGGCCGACTGGGCTCTCAAGTGGATTAACGATGAGAAATCTTCATTCGCCCAGCGTCTGGTCGCTTtcgccgccgttgagggTATCTTCTTCAGCGGTGCCTTCGCGTCCATCTTCTGGCTCAAGAAGCGTGGTCTCATGCCCGGCCTGACCTTCTCCAACGAGCTCATCTCTCGTGATGAGGGACTCCACACCGACTTCGCCTGCCTGCTGTACTCCCATCTCAAGAACCGCCCCAGCAAGCAGGTCATTGAGGACATCATCGTCGATGCGGTCAAGATCGAGCAGGAGTTCCTGACTGAAGCCTTGCCTTGTGCCCTGCTTGGCATGAACTCCAACTTGATGAAGCAGTACATTGAGTTCGTCGCCGACCGCCTTCTGGTTGCTCTTGGCAACGACAAGGTCTACAAGTCTTCCAACCCCTTCGACTTCATGGAGAACATCTCCCTGGGCGGCAAGACCAACTTCTTTGAGAAGCGTGTTGCTGACTACCAGAAGGCCGGTGTCATGAACAGCACCAAGAAGGCGCAAGAAGAGCCTACTGAGGGTAAGGGAGAGAACGGTGGTGACTTCGTGTTCGATGAGGACTTTTAG